Proteins encoded within one genomic window of Lagenorhynchus albirostris chromosome 9, mLagAlb1.1, whole genome shotgun sequence:
- the LOC132525229 gene encoding serum amyloid A-2 protein-like, translating into MKLFTGLILCSLVLGVHSRWFSFLGEAYDGAKDMWRAYSDMREANYKNSDKYFHARGNYDAAQRGPGGVWAAEVISDARENLQRVTDLFKHGDSGHGREDSEADQLANRMGRSGVDPNIFRPPGLPSKY; encoded by the exons ATGAAGCTTTTCACAGGCCTCATTCTCTGCTCCTTGGTGCTGGGAGTCCACAGCCGATGGTTTTCCTTCCTTGGTGAGGCTTATGACG GGGCTAAAGACATGTGGCGAGCCTACTCTGACATGAGAGAAGCCAATTACAAAAATTCCGACAAGTACTTCCACGCCCGGGGCAACTATGACGCTGCCCAAAGGGGACCTGGGGGCGTCTGGGCTGCTGAAGTGATCAG CGATGCCAGGGAGAATCTTCAGAGAGTCACAGACCTTTTTAAGCATGGAGACAGTGGCCACGGACGGGAGGACTCGGAGGCCGACCAGTTGGCCAATAGAATGGGCCGGAGCGGTGTAGACCCCAATATCTTCCGACCTCCTGGCCTGCCCAGCAAGTACTGA